The following are encoded together in the Geobacter sulfurreducens PCA genome:
- a CDS encoding EAL and HDOD domain-containing protein, protein MAEEKFFLGRQPILDREQRLYGFELLFRSADSLHANVTDYLQASASVIFDALSSFGFREILGKHKGFINVNADVLMSEALELLPPEKVVIELLEHVPITETVISRCHELREKGFSLALDDHIYEPVYEPLYHLVDVIKVDLFRTGMENLASEVETLRKWNTKLLAEKVETVEQYERCADLGFTYFQGYYFARPVVLTRTRVDVGRLAIVKLFNQLVAEVELGELEETFKQNPNLVLNLLRLVNSVAVGLKDRITSLRHAIMVLGYHQLRRWAMMALFANNAQGGGDNPLLVMAATRARLMELIISEQPAARLDRDYPDRAFMTGILSLADALLKVSMDEVLAPLNLDNDVREALLSRTGELGELLTLVEKIEKDDFENIASSFEQFQLSMERLAPVQMDACNWATQLGEVA, encoded by the coding sequence CGGCTTCGAACTTCTGTTCCGGTCAGCCGACTCTCTCCATGCCAATGTGACCGACTATCTCCAGGCCAGCGCCAGCGTCATTTTCGATGCGCTCTCCAGTTTCGGCTTCCGCGAGATTCTCGGCAAGCACAAGGGGTTTATCAACGTCAACGCCGATGTCCTCATGAGCGAGGCACTGGAGCTTCTTCCTCCCGAAAAGGTGGTCATCGAGCTTCTGGAGCATGTGCCGATTACCGAAACCGTTATCAGCCGTTGCCACGAGTTGCGAGAGAAGGGTTTTTCCCTGGCCCTTGACGACCATATTTACGAACCGGTTTATGAACCACTCTACCATCTCGTCGATGTGATCAAGGTTGACCTGTTCAGAACCGGCATGGAAAACCTTGCCTCGGAAGTGGAAACCCTGAGGAAGTGGAACACCAAGCTCCTGGCCGAAAAGGTGGAGACGGTGGAACAGTACGAGCGATGCGCCGACCTCGGCTTTACCTATTTCCAGGGCTACTATTTCGCCCGCCCGGTGGTGCTCACCCGCACCCGTGTCGACGTGGGGCGGCTGGCTATCGTCAAGCTTTTCAACCAGTTGGTGGCGGAGGTTGAACTGGGCGAACTGGAGGAGACCTTCAAGCAGAACCCGAATCTGGTCCTCAATCTCCTGCGACTCGTTAATTCCGTCGCCGTTGGCCTTAAGGACAGGATCACCTCGCTTCGCCACGCGATCATGGTGCTCGGCTACCACCAGTTGCGGCGCTGGGCCATGATGGCGCTCTTCGCCAACAACGCCCAGGGGGGAGGGGACAACCCTCTGCTGGTCATGGCTGCTACCCGTGCCCGTCTCATGGAACTCATCATCTCGGAGCAGCCCGCTGCCCGGCTGGATCGGGACTACCCCGACCGCGCCTTCATGACCGGTATCCTGTCCTTGGCCGACGCCCTGCTCAAGGTATCCATGGACGAGGTCCTTGCCCCTCTCAATCTGGATAACGACGTGCGGGAAGCTCTGCTTTCCCGGACCGGGGAACTGGGAGAGCTCCTTACCTTGGTGGAGAAGATCGAAAAGGACGATTTCGAGAACATCGCTTCCAGCTTTGAGCAGTTCCAGCTCTCCATGGAGCGTCTCGCCCCTGTCCAGATGGATGCCTGCAACTGGGCAACCCAACTGGGCGAAGTCGCCTGA
- a CDS encoding EamA family transporter, giving the protein MFKTVIIMLMAVSAGTIGDILLAKGMKELGDLSAMNLRGILNVAGQALTSPKLIFGTAMLAIFFFLWLAVLSWEDLSVALPMQALNYVLVAFLSQWFLGETVSPLRWTGTIMVCVGVMLITKSGTP; this is encoded by the coding sequence ATGTTTAAAACAGTAATCATTATGCTCATGGCTGTGTCGGCCGGTACCATCGGCGACATCCTCCTCGCCAAGGGGATGAAGGAACTCGGTGACCTGTCGGCCATGAACCTGCGGGGTATCCTCAATGTAGCCGGGCAGGCCCTTACCTCGCCGAAGCTGATTTTCGGCACCGCCATGCTGGCGATCTTCTTCTTCCTCTGGCTAGCGGTCCTCTCCTGGGAAGACCTGTCCGTTGCCCTCCCCATGCAGGCCCTCAATTACGTCCTCGTGGCGTTCCTTTCCCAGTGGTTTCTCGGCGAGACCGTTTCTCCTCTTCGCTGGACCGGCACGATTATGGTCTGCGTCGGAGTCATGCTGATCACGAAAAGCGGAACCCCCTGA
- the hpnK gene encoding hopanoid biosynthesis-associated protein HpnK yields MKRVIINADDFGLSDGVNRAVIKAWQEGILTSASLMVGGDAFHEAVHLAKANPGLHVGLHLTLVQGRAVGEHGGFPSICDSKGAFSDDPVQTGMRYFFIRSFRKQLYREIEAQIVRFLQTGLPLSHVDGHLNIHMHPVVFDLLCGLMRKHGITTFRLCRENLRANLTLDRERRFGKMVDAFIFSKLAGRCRPILDHLGIGYAQEVKGLLNSGRMTEEYLLRVLDTLEDGTTELYFHPGCLPCAEITRRMPDYRHEEELAALMSPRVKGRLKELGIELGNYRGEVKTYV; encoded by the coding sequence ATGAAACGCGTCATCATCAATGCAGACGATTTCGGCCTCTCCGACGGGGTCAACCGCGCCGTCATCAAGGCATGGCAGGAGGGAATCCTCACCTCGGCCTCGCTCATGGTGGGGGGCGACGCATTCCACGAGGCGGTCCATTTGGCAAAGGCCAACCCGGGACTCCACGTGGGGCTCCACCTGACCCTCGTTCAAGGGCGGGCAGTGGGGGAGCACGGCGGTTTCCCCTCCATCTGCGACAGCAAGGGGGCTTTCAGCGACGATCCGGTCCAGACGGGGATGCGCTATTTCTTCATCCGCTCGTTCCGCAAGCAACTCTATCGTGAGATCGAGGCCCAGATCGTCCGTTTTCTCCAGACCGGCCTGCCGCTCTCTCATGTGGACGGCCACCTGAACATCCATATGCACCCGGTGGTCTTCGACCTCCTTTGCGGGCTCATGCGCAAGCACGGCATCACCACCTTCCGCCTCTGTCGGGAAAACCTGCGGGCAAACCTTACCCTGGATCGGGAACGCAGGTTCGGCAAGATGGTGGACGCCTTTATCTTCTCGAAGCTCGCCGGCCGGTGCCGGCCCATTCTCGACCACCTGGGCATCGGCTATGCGCAGGAGGTGAAGGGGCTCCTCAATTCGGGCCGAATGACCGAGGAGTACCTGCTTCGGGTGCTCGATACCCTTGAAGACGGAACCACGGAGCTCTACTTTCATCCCGGCTGCCTCCCCTGCGCCGAGATTACGCGCCGGATGCCGGACTACCGGCACGAGGAGGAACTGGCGGCTCTCATGAGCCCCCGGGTCAAGGGGCGTCTGAAGGAGCTCGGCATAGAGCTCGGCAACTACCGGGGAGAGGTCAAGACCTATGTTTAA
- a CDS encoding ShlB/FhaC/HecB family hemolysin secretion/activation protein gives MKTTTIFTAALLACLSAPAHAQDLRGSEAGAVMKRESDVRDYYELQQRLKESRESRPEEAVTDRTEPAPQPPADGGQRVFISHIVTDPSEILTEDDLRQVVAPLEGKEVSIRELLAMVDRINDLYRQKGYLTARAVLPPQKVERGTVRIRLVEGRVGRISVGGNRHTRDWFVTSRLHLREGDLVRLDTLENDLFRFNAINDVKLRAEVKPGTATGTTDLILRTQEPDNYRVVAFADNGGGRYIGQERLGLTLQDLSLLGIRDPLTVGGTVADGTLSAHASYSLPLTPVGTRLGVTYDYTSIWITSGPFESLDVDGTSSDLGLTLSQPFALSPALSVTTFAGFNWKKSTTDFGGDTIFENRTRTLTLGGDLLAIDGYGTWFTRHVLTQGFHDFGGDRSFFKYNGDLVRTFILPDDFSALVRASGQVSGNHLLPSSEQFQLGGIATVRGFYEGLLIGDDGYFVSAELTLPLFPADASVYDVRLSPLLRGAIFFDHGGAFPYKGSGESIDHNDFLSSAGFGFILNLAKYLTGRIDFGFPVGERDPDPGTVRVHFSLSSEIL, from the coding sequence ATGAAAACGACCACGATCTTTACCGCAGCACTGCTCGCCTGCCTGTCTGCCCCGGCTCACGCCCAGGACCTGCGGGGAAGCGAGGCCGGTGCCGTCATGAAACGCGAGTCCGACGTCCGGGACTACTACGAGCTGCAGCAGAGACTGAAGGAGTCGCGGGAGTCACGCCCGGAGGAGGCGGTTACCGACCGGACCGAGCCGGCGCCACAGCCTCCGGCCGACGGCGGCCAGCGGGTGTTCATCAGCCATATCGTCACCGATCCCTCGGAAATTCTCACGGAAGATGATCTGCGGCAGGTCGTCGCCCCACTGGAGGGAAAGGAGGTGAGTATCCGCGAGTTGCTGGCAATGGTGGACAGGATCAATGATCTCTATCGCCAGAAAGGATACCTGACCGCCCGCGCCGTGCTTCCTCCGCAAAAGGTTGAGAGGGGAACGGTCAGGATCAGGCTGGTGGAGGGACGCGTCGGCAGGATCTCGGTTGGGGGCAATCGCCATACCCGGGACTGGTTCGTTACGTCACGACTGCACCTTCGGGAGGGGGACCTGGTCCGGCTGGACACCCTCGAAAACGACCTCTTCCGTTTCAATGCCATCAACGACGTCAAGCTTCGGGCAGAGGTCAAGCCGGGCACAGCCACCGGCACCACCGACCTGATCCTCAGGACTCAGGAGCCCGACAACTACCGCGTGGTAGCTTTCGCCGACAATGGAGGAGGCAGGTACATCGGCCAGGAGCGGCTGGGGCTCACTCTGCAGGACCTGAGCCTGCTGGGGATTCGTGATCCCCTCACCGTCGGGGGGACCGTGGCGGACGGCACCCTCTCTGCTCATGCTTCATACAGCCTCCCCCTCACCCCGGTCGGTACCCGGCTCGGCGTCACCTACGACTACACCAGTATCTGGATTACTTCGGGGCCCTTCGAGTCACTTGACGTGGATGGGACCTCTTCCGACCTGGGACTCACTCTCAGTCAGCCCTTTGCACTCAGTCCAGCCCTGAGCGTCACCACTTTTGCCGGGTTCAACTGGAAAAAATCGACCACAGACTTCGGCGGCGACACCATCTTCGAAAACAGAACCAGGACCCTTACCCTGGGTGGTGACCTGCTTGCCATCGACGGCTACGGCACCTGGTTCACCCGGCACGTCCTTACCCAGGGATTCCACGACTTCGGCGGCGACCGGAGCTTTTTCAAATACAATGGAGATCTGGTCAGGACTTTCATTCTGCCTGACGATTTTTCGGCCCTGGTGCGGGCAAGCGGCCAGGTATCTGGCAATCACCTGCTCCCCTCTTCCGAACAATTTCAGCTCGGCGGCATAGCCACTGTCAGGGGGTTCTACGAGGGACTCCTCATCGGCGACGACGGCTACTTCGTCAGTGCGGAACTGACCCTTCCCCTCTTCCCGGCAGACGCATCCGTCTACGATGTCCGGCTTAGCCCCCTGCTCAGGGGAGCGATCTTCTTCGATCACGGCGGCGCCTTTCCGTACAAGGGAAGCGGCGAATCCATCGATCACAATGATTTTCTCTCCAGCGCCGGCTTCGGCTTCATCCTGAATCTGGCCAAGTATCTCACGGGACGGATCGACTTCGGCTTCCCCGTTGGTGAACGCGATCCCGATCCGGGGACTGTCAGGGTTCACTTCTCCCTCAGCTCCGAAATTCTCTGA
- the hpnJ gene encoding hopanoid biosynthesis associated radical SAM protein HpnJ translates to MKPLFLNPPTYEDFDGGAGARYQASREVTSFWYPTWLCFPAGMIEGSRVVDAPVQRFDLDACLAIAAEYDMVVMYTSTPTLSLDIETAHRIKERKPATVTVLTGPHVTVLPEESLRQGEGVIDIVCRGEFDYTTKELCEGREWEKVDGISFWKNGAIHHTPDRPPIQDLDALPFVAPVYKRDLPIAEYVIPHFKNPYVSIYSSRGCPSKCIYCLWPQTFSGRAMRTRSPQNVYEEVKWIVDNIPEMRELSFDDDTFTADRRHAREVAAKLKPLGISWTINARANCDYETLKIMREAGLRHVVVGYETGNEQILKNIKKGVTKEQAIEFTRNCKKLGLSVHGAFIMGLPGETRDTIRETIEFAKALDLNSIQASLASPYPGTEFWDLCRQEGWIASDAYIDDTGHQMCVINYPHLSNAEIFNAVEEFYDKFYFRPKFILRTVMKMITDGEERRKRLKEGKQYLEYMKKRKAAGHSC, encoded by the coding sequence ATGAAGCCCCTGTTTCTCAACCCCCCAACCTACGAAGATTTCGACGGCGGCGCTGGCGCCCGCTACCAGGCCTCCCGTGAGGTAACCTCCTTCTGGTATCCCACGTGGCTCTGCTTTCCGGCCGGTATGATCGAAGGATCCCGCGTGGTGGACGCGCCGGTGCAGCGCTTCGATCTGGACGCCTGTCTCGCCATTGCCGCTGAGTATGACATGGTGGTGATGTATACTTCCACCCCCACGCTTTCCCTGGACATCGAAACCGCCCACCGGATCAAGGAGCGCAAGCCGGCTACGGTGACTGTCCTGACCGGCCCCCACGTGACGGTCCTCCCGGAAGAGTCGCTCCGGCAGGGGGAAGGGGTCATAGATATCGTCTGCCGCGGCGAGTTCGACTATACCACCAAAGAACTCTGCGAAGGGCGCGAGTGGGAAAAGGTCGACGGGATCAGCTTCTGGAAAAACGGCGCCATCCACCATACCCCCGACCGTCCCCCAATTCAGGACCTGGACGCGCTACCGTTCGTGGCACCGGTTTACAAGCGGGATTTGCCGATTGCCGAGTATGTCATCCCCCACTTCAAGAACCCCTACGTATCCATCTACTCCAGCCGCGGCTGTCCGTCCAAGTGTATCTACTGTCTCTGGCCCCAGACCTTTTCCGGGCGCGCCATGCGGACCCGCAGCCCCCAAAACGTCTACGAAGAGGTGAAATGGATCGTCGACAACATCCCCGAGATGCGTGAGCTCTCCTTTGACGACGATACGTTCACCGCGGACCGGCGCCATGCCCGGGAAGTGGCGGCCAAACTGAAGCCGCTGGGCATCTCGTGGACCATCAACGCCCGGGCCAATTGCGACTACGAGACCCTCAAGATCATGCGCGAGGCGGGTCTGCGCCACGTGGTCGTCGGCTACGAGACGGGGAACGAGCAGATCCTGAAGAACATCAAGAAAGGGGTCACCAAGGAGCAGGCCATCGAGTTCACCAGGAACTGCAAGAAGCTTGGTCTCTCCGTGCACGGCGCCTTCATCATGGGGCTCCCCGGTGAGACGCGGGACACCATCAGGGAGACCATCGAGTTCGCCAAGGCCCTGGATCTCAACTCCATTCAGGCCTCCCTGGCCTCGCCCTATCCGGGCACCGAGTTCTGGGACCTGTGCCGGCAGGAGGGATGGATCGCCTCCGACGCCTACATTGACGATACGGGCCACCAGATGTGCGTCATCAACTATCCCCACCTCTCCAATGCGGAGATCTTCAATGCCGTGGAGGAGTTCTACGACAAGTTCTACTTCCGCCCCAAGTTTATTCTCCGGACGGTCATGAAGATGATCACCGACGGCGAAGAGCGTCGCAAGCGGCTAAAGGAAGGGAAACAGTATCTGGAATACATGAAAAAACGCAAGGCCGCGGGCCATTCCTGCTGA